The Sphingomonas sinipercae genome contains a region encoding:
- a CDS encoding 2OG-Fe(II) oxygenase encodes MSFQLNPALAAGPLREQLDGTGRLKIGSFLEPEGAAALAGELRASPDWKHVIKGGEQVFETTPDQLEQMPEAERKTLDEAVYRAARSGFQYRYDTIRVPDALAEREARPDLLAAFARFMSSEPVLDWVRDVTGRSDIAFADAQATRYRAGDFLTRHDDNVHGKDRTHAYVFSLTPDWLAEWGGLLLFNDADGGVAETFVPAYNALHLFAIGQPHSVSFVAPYAAGDRISVTGWFRTKAP; translated from the coding sequence ATGAGCTTCCAGCTCAATCCGGCGCTGGCCGCCGGCCCGCTGCGCGAGCAGCTCGATGGGACGGGGCGGCTGAAGATCGGGTCGTTCCTGGAGCCCGAAGGTGCGGCCGCCCTTGCCGGCGAGCTGCGCGCCTCGCCCGACTGGAAGCATGTCATCAAGGGCGGGGAGCAGGTGTTCGAAACCACGCCCGACCAGCTTGAGCAAATGCCCGAAGCCGAGCGCAAGACGCTCGACGAAGCCGTGTACCGCGCGGCCCGAAGCGGGTTCCAATATCGCTACGACACCATTCGCGTCCCCGACGCCCTGGCCGAGCGGGAAGCGCGCCCCGACCTGTTGGCGGCCTTCGCCCGGTTCATGTCATCGGAACCGGTGCTGGACTGGGTCCGCGACGTCACCGGGCGGTCCGACATCGCCTTCGCCGACGCGCAGGCGACCCGCTACCGCGCGGGCGATTTCCTGACGCGCCACGACGACAATGTGCACGGCAAGGACCGCACCCACGCTTATGTTTTCAGCCTGACCCCGGACTGGCTGGCCGAATGGGGCGGCCTGCTGCTGTTCAACGATGCCGACGGCGGCGTCGCCGAAACCTTCGTGCCCGCTTACAACGCGCTTCACCTGTTCGCGATCGGCCAGCCGCACAGCGTCAGTTTCGTTGCGCCTTATGCGGCGGGCGACCGGATTTCCGTCACCGGCTGGTTTCGGACGAAGGCTCCCTAG
- a CDS encoding DUF2093 domain-containing protein: MLMSGSGAPAKVRYLAGTFRVLSHGDHVLCAVTGARISLHELRYWSVERQEAYVDAQASAKAEQG; the protein is encoded by the coding sequence ATGTTGATGAGCGGAAGCGGCGCGCCGGCCAAGGTGCGATATCTCGCCGGGACTTTCCGGGTGCTGAGCCATGGCGACCACGTTCTCTGCGCCGTCACCGGCGCCCGCATCTCCTTGCACGAGCTTCGTTATTGGAGCGTCGAGCGCCAGGAAGCCTATGTCGATGCGCAGGCCAGCGCGAAGGCGGAACAGGGCTGA
- a CDS encoding TonB-dependent receptor plug domain-containing protein: MNTRFRTALLSSTLIASAALVATPAFAQATMTPPAGEPDTTVSQPAESTDTTPVSQAPTDAQGEIIVTGSRIARPDLEASSPVAVISGESLRETNNVTVEQILAVNPQFASGFGQSSNNPGDGSATANLRGLEEERTLVLIDGKRAPAFDTNGRVDLNSIPTGLIKRIDILTGGASSVYGSDAIAGVVNFILDDRFKGIRLDGSAQTYGEGDGEIYNATLTAGMPIGDRGNIIGSIGWTKRNGVFFGDRSCCSVAVDSYDFTASGGSSNTVPTAFDIPGADRIQIQPDGSVTTDVALYNFNPVNYVQSPFRRINAMLIGRYELTDNIEAYARAMYADNKVQLQLAPTATAGFGFNIDPSNPFLSPDLYDAFFNTTANPDLIINDGTDVANDPTARAGTSNVGIRRRIIETGGRTEDFRTKSQQYVGGLRGDLGSFNWDVFAQWGQSKKHTVFRNDLSYTALQQALDVVDDGNGNAVCFNPANGCVPLNLFTTEPLSADSIAFVLRDAIEDSKTSQFIAGGNLGGDLTLLHSPLAAHPAAIALGVEYRKEKGSTAVDPLYASGDLIYYGQGQNISGSYDVREVYGEMKLPLIEDRPYISSLGLELGVRYSDYSNVGGVWSYKYGGDYAPVRGFRFRTIYQRAVRAPNIYELYSPVVAGTGGLSFDPCTGTVTAAVQAACIAQGAPASRFNNGVSSIPDPISGQINIFTGGNQNLEEEVSDTFTLGAVLSPTLIRGFSASVDYYKIKIKNAISDTSPSLTLDACFSNPSPNNPACTSIVRNPIDGSLSGDTTIGVPSQLGNVASIATKGFDFTAGYRGGVSSGVHYALNLAATWTRSYKFNDTECAGFFGPVCDYEPMPTWKHVAEATVGSGPWSSNTRWRYLSSVDADSDISGPDGILVQQIPSYSYFDQTFSYNLADRYQFRFGVLNVFNKKPPFVGDTTGATAGGGGTFPNTYDVLGRAFFVGATARF; the protein is encoded by the coding sequence ATGAATACTCGTTTTCGCACTGCACTGCTCAGCAGCACGCTGATCGCCAGCGCCGCGCTGGTCGCCACTCCGGCGTTCGCGCAAGCCACCATGACTCCGCCTGCGGGCGAGCCGGACACCACGGTGTCGCAGCCCGCTGAGTCCACCGACACGACCCCGGTCAGCCAGGCGCCGACCGATGCCCAAGGCGAAATCATCGTCACCGGTTCGCGCATCGCCCGTCCCGACCTTGAGGCCTCAAGCCCGGTCGCGGTGATCAGCGGCGAGTCGCTTCGCGAAACGAACAATGTCACCGTCGAGCAGATCCTGGCGGTCAACCCGCAGTTCGCTTCCGGCTTCGGCCAGAGCTCGAACAACCCGGGCGACGGTTCGGCCACGGCAAACCTGCGCGGCCTTGAGGAAGAGCGCACGCTCGTCCTCATCGACGGCAAGCGCGCGCCTGCCTTCGACACCAACGGCCGGGTCGACCTCAACTCCATTCCCACCGGCCTGATCAAGCGCATCGACATCCTGACCGGCGGCGCTTCGTCGGTGTACGGTTCGGACGCCATCGCCGGCGTCGTCAACTTCATCCTCGACGACCGCTTCAAGGGCATCCGCCTCGACGGCAGCGCGCAGACCTATGGCGAAGGCGACGGCGAGATCTACAACGCCACGCTGACCGCCGGCATGCCGATTGGCGATCGCGGCAATATCATCGGCTCGATCGGCTGGACCAAGCGCAACGGCGTGTTCTTCGGTGACCGCAGCTGCTGCAGCGTCGCCGTCGACAGCTATGACTTCACCGCGTCGGGCGGGTCGAGCAACACGGTTCCGACCGCGTTCGACATTCCTGGTGCCGACCGGATCCAGATCCAGCCGGACGGGTCGGTGACGACCGATGTCGCTTTGTACAACTTCAACCCGGTCAACTACGTGCAGTCGCCGTTCCGCCGCATCAATGCGATGCTGATCGGCCGCTACGAACTGACCGACAACATCGAAGCTTATGCGCGTGCAATGTACGCGGATAACAAGGTGCAGTTGCAGCTTGCTCCGACGGCCACCGCGGGCTTCGGCTTCAACATCGACCCCAGCAACCCGTTCCTGTCGCCCGACCTGTACGATGCCTTCTTCAACACGACGGCGAACCCGGACCTGATCATCAATGACGGGACGGACGTCGCCAACGACCCGACCGCGCGGGCCGGCACGTCGAACGTCGGCATCCGTCGCCGTATCATCGAAACCGGCGGTCGTACGGAAGACTTCCGGACGAAGAGCCAGCAATATGTCGGCGGCCTCCGCGGCGATCTCGGCTCCTTCAACTGGGATGTCTTTGCCCAGTGGGGTCAGTCCAAGAAGCACACGGTGTTCAGGAACGACCTTTCCTACACGGCGCTTCAGCAGGCCCTCGACGTCGTCGACGACGGCAACGGCAATGCGGTCTGCTTCAACCCGGCGAACGGGTGCGTTCCGCTCAACCTGTTCACCACCGAACCGCTGTCGGCGGACTCAATCGCCTTCGTCCTGCGCGATGCGATCGAGGACTCCAAGACCAGCCAGTTCATCGCTGGCGGCAACCTCGGCGGCGACCTGACCTTGCTGCACAGCCCGCTCGCAGCCCACCCGGCCGCGATCGCGCTGGGCGTCGAGTATCGTAAGGAGAAAGGCTCGACCGCGGTCGATCCGCTCTACGCCTCGGGCGACCTGATCTATTACGGTCAGGGTCAGAACATCTCCGGCAGCTATGACGTTCGCGAAGTTTACGGCGAAATGAAGCTGCCGCTGATCGAAGACCGGCCCTACATCAGCTCGCTGGGTCTTGAGCTTGGCGTGCGCTACTCGGATTACTCGAACGTGGGCGGCGTCTGGTCGTACAAGTACGGCGGCGACTATGCCCCGGTTCGCGGCTTCCGCTTCCGTACCATCTACCAGCGGGCAGTCCGTGCGCCGAACATCTACGAACTGTACTCGCCGGTCGTGGCCGGTACCGGCGGCCTCTCCTTCGACCCGTGCACCGGCACGGTCACCGCGGCGGTGCAGGCAGCCTGTATCGCTCAGGGTGCGCCGGCCAGCCGCTTCAACAACGGCGTCAGCAGCATCCCCGATCCGATCTCCGGTCAGATCAACATCTTCACCGGCGGTAACCAGAACCTGGAGGAAGAGGTCTCCGACACCTTCACCCTGGGTGCGGTGCTAAGCCCGACGCTCATTCGCGGGTTCAGCGCCTCGGTCGATTACTACAAGATCAAGATCAAGAACGCGATCAGCGACACCTCGCCGTCGCTGACCCTGGACGCCTGCTTCAGCAATCCGAGCCCGAACAACCCGGCTTGCACGAGCATCGTTCGCAACCCGATCGACGGTTCGCTTAGCGGCGACACGACGATCGGCGTTCCGTCCCAGCTTGGTAACGTCGCGTCGATCGCCACGAAGGGCTTCGACTTCACCGCCGGCTACCGCGGCGGCGTCAGCAGCGGCGTCCACTATGCGTTGAACCTCGCTGCCACCTGGACTCGCAGCTACAAGTTCAACGACACGGAATGCGCCGGCTTCTTCGGGCCAGTGTGCGATTATGAGCCGATGCCGACGTGGAAGCACGTCGCCGAGGCGACGGTCGGAAGCGGTCCGTGGAGCTCCAACACCCGTTGGCGTTACCTGAGCAGCGTCGATGCCGACTCGGATATCTCCGGCCCGGATGGCATCCTGGTCCAGCAGATCCCGTCGTACAGCTACTTCGACCAGACGTTCTCGTACAATCTGGCCGATCGGTACCAGTTCCGCTTCGGTGTGCTGAACGTGTTCAACAAGAAGCCGCCGTTCGTTGGCGACACGACCGGCGCCACCGCCGGTGGTGGCGGCACCTTCCCGAACACGTATGACGTGCTCGGTCGGGCGTTCTTCGTCGGCGCTACGGCTCGCTTCTAA
- the xseA gene encoding exodeoxyribonuclease VII large subunit, translating to MDVPEDQPGGLLANVPPGDNSPALTVSELAGSVKRVVEGAFGRIRVRGEISGFKRHASGHCYLTLKDDSACIDAVVWRSQAGALAFRPEDGAEVIATGRMTTYPGRSKYQLVIDRLELAGEGALMALLDRRRKALAAEGLFDEARKRRLPFLPRVIGVVTSPTGAVIRDILHRLEDRCPTRVIVWPVPVQGEGAAAKVAAAIRGFGALESSGQVPRPDLLIVARGGGSIEDLWAFNEEEVVRAAAESPIPLISAVGHETDTTLIDHVSDRRAPTPTAAAEMAVPVRAELFAFIDELGRRAQHCLSRRAERARERFDLTTCRWPQPQALFAPVAQRLDDAGDRLPRALGSRASNARADLNAVAPRLRSQLLSDRVERAGDKLASIWKMAELVHPDRPLHRGFVRVTDRSGATLARAEAAKAARLLTLRFGDGAVDATVGESAPVPAPAPPVERKRRATYVAPQPGLFDRAED from the coding sequence ATGGACGTCCCCGAAGACCAGCCTGGCGGCCTGTTAGCCAACGTCCCGCCCGGCGACAATTCACCGGCGTTGACGGTCAGCGAGCTGGCCGGTTCCGTCAAGCGCGTCGTCGAGGGCGCGTTCGGCAGGATTCGGGTCCGCGGCGAGATTTCGGGGTTCAAGCGCCACGCCTCGGGTCACTGCTACCTGACGCTGAAGGACGATTCCGCCTGCATCGACGCGGTCGTCTGGCGCAGCCAGGCCGGCGCGCTCGCCTTCCGCCCTGAAGACGGTGCCGAAGTCATCGCGACGGGCCGGATGACGACCTATCCCGGCCGTTCGAAATATCAGCTCGTCATCGACCGGCTGGAGCTGGCCGGCGAGGGCGCGCTGATGGCGCTGCTCGATCGGCGCCGCAAGGCGCTGGCGGCGGAAGGGCTGTTCGACGAAGCGCGCAAGCGCCGGCTGCCCTTCCTCCCCCGGGTGATCGGCGTCGTCACGTCCCCGACTGGCGCGGTTATCCGCGACATCCTCCACCGGCTGGAGGACCGTTGCCCGACGCGGGTCATCGTCTGGCCGGTGCCGGTCCAGGGCGAGGGCGCGGCCGCCAAGGTTGCAGCGGCGATCCGCGGCTTCGGCGCGCTCGAAAGCTCCGGGCAAGTGCCCCGGCCCGACTTGCTGATCGTCGCCCGCGGCGGCGGTTCGATCGAGGATCTTTGGGCCTTCAATGAAGAAGAGGTGGTTCGCGCCGCCGCCGAATCGCCGATACCGCTGATTTCGGCTGTCGGGCATGAAACCGACACCACCTTGATCGACCATGTGTCGGATCGCCGGGCGCCAACGCCGACGGCCGCTGCAGAGATGGCGGTGCCGGTCCGGGCGGAATTGTTCGCCTTCATCGACGAACTCGGCCGGCGAGCGCAGCATTGCCTTTCGCGCCGGGCCGAGCGCGCCCGCGAGCGCTTCGACCTGACGACCTGCCGCTGGCCCCAGCCGCAGGCCCTGTTCGCGCCCGTCGCCCAGCGGCTCGACGACGCCGGCGACCGGCTGCCCCGGGCGCTCGGCTCACGCGCCAGCAACGCGCGTGCCGATCTCAACGCCGTTGCGCCGCGGCTGCGCTCGCAATTGCTGTCCGACCGAGTCGAGCGGGCGGGGGACAAGCTCGCGTCCATCTGGAAGATGGCCGAACTGGTGCATCCCGACCGGCCGCTTCACCGCGGCTTCGTCCGGGTCACCGACCGGTCCGGAGCGACCCTGGCGAGGGCGGAAGCAGCCAAAGCGGCGCGGCTGCTCACCTTGCGCTTCGGCGACGGCGCGGTCGACGCGACGGTAGGCGAATCCGCGCCTGTCCCGGCCCCAGCGCCGCCGGTTGAGCGCAAGCGCCGCGCCACGTATGTCGCCCCGCAGCCGGGGTTGTTCGACCGGGCGGAGGACTAA